CTGAttagggcagagctgtgggcgaagctcttcccacactccccacacttgtagggcctctctccggtgtggatgcgccggtgggtgacaagggtggagttccggttgaagcccttcccgcagtcgctgcagcggaagggcctctcatctgtgtgcgtccgctggtgctggaggagatgtgagctggtctgaaacctcttcccacattccaagcacttgtaggaccgttccccagtgtggatgcgctggtgggtgtggaggtgggagctctggctgaagctcttcccacattccccacacgtgtagggccgttccccagtgtggatgtgctggtgtttgCGGAGGCTGGAGTTGTCACtgaacctcttcccacattctgaACACTTGTAAGGCTGCTCCCCAGTGTGaatgcgctggtgggtgaggaggttggaCCTGTcactaaagctcttcccacattccccacacgtgtagggccgttccccggtgtggatgtgcttGTGCCTAATCAGGTGgaagctctgcctgaagctcttcccacattccccacacttgtagggctgttccccagtgtggatgcgctggtggctgaggaggctggagctgtccctgaagttCTTCGCACATTCTCCACACCTGTAGGGCCATTCGCCGGTGTGAATGTGCTGGTGccggatcaggtgggagctcttcctgaagctcttcccacattccaagcatctgaagggcttctccctgctgggaggctgctcagggaccaccaggtcagagctccccctcaagctccggccgccttcccggcacaggctggctctttcctcctcagagcaccctgggatggctttggagcccctcctgcggggggatctccggcccttttcctccccgctgccttcctgcgccggggagcccttcaaaa
This Pseudopipra pipra isolate bDixPip1 chromosome W, bDixPip1.hap1, whole genome shotgun sequence DNA region includes the following protein-coding sequences:
- the LOC135405317 gene encoding zinc finger protein 501-like: MAPAAGQPRWRRRPAGAGVGGMSLTFPVGWRQIPSLSFLLPAPGPELRTESPEDKSPRETLVGEAVLKGSPAQEGSGEEKGRRSPRRRGSKAIPGCSEEERASLCREGGRSLRGSSDLVVPEQPPSREKPFRCLECGKSFRKSSHLIRHQHIHTGEWPYRCGECAKNFRDSSSLLSHQRIHTGEQPYKCGECGKSFRQSFHLIRHKHIHTGERPYTCGECGKSFSDRSNLLTHQRIHTGEQPYKCSECGKRFSDNSSLRKHQHIHTGERPYTCGECGKSFSQSSHLHTHQRIHTGERSYKCLECGKRFQTSSHLLQHQRTHTDERPFRCSDCGKGFNRNSTLVTHRRIHTGERPYKCGECGKSFAHSSALISHQRLHTGERPYKCLECGKSFTQSSKLTKHQRTHQ